The genomic window TCTTCGGAAGCCCTTACATCTATGACTACATTGGCGATATAAAGTTCGGTCTTTCTCCTCTTTCCTTTTTCCAGGTAAATCCCGTGCAGGTGGAGGTGCTCTATAACAAAGCCCTGGAATATGCCGGTTTAACCGGAGAGGAGACCGTTATCGACACCTACTGTGGTATCGGGACCATCACGTTATTTCTTGCTCGAAAGGCAAAAAAAGTCTACGGTATCGAGATAGTAAAGCCCGCAGTGGAAGATGCCCGGCACAACGCCCAAATAAACGGCATAGCAAATGTGGAGTTTATCCATGGTGCTGCCGAAGAAGTGATGCCTCAGCTTCTCGAAAAAGGCATAAAAGCCGATGTTATAGTCATGGACCCTCCCCGCCGGGGCTGTGATCAAAAGCTCCTGGAAGCCGCCATCGGCATGTCTCCCCGGACCATTGTCTATGTTTCCTGTAATCCCGCCACCCTCGCTCGGGACCTGCGCTTTTTAGAAGACCACGGCTACAAAGCAGAAGAAGTTCAGCCGGTGGATATGTTTCCACATACACATCACGTTGAGTGCGTGGTATCGCTTAAAAGAAAACCCATCACTTAAAGCCGCTTGCGGCAAGGGTTAGACGGTATTTGGTAGGATGTGGGTATGTTCCCGTGGACGAGGGGAGAAAACACATGAAATTTTACCTTCTGCTGACCGGCATATTCTGCCGAATTAATGGAAATAAAAGGGCAATTGTTACTTGAAATTATTCGCATTTACGAATATAATATTTTGGGGTAATTATGTACTATGAGGTGTGAAATAATGGAGTATATGACCGCAAAAGAAGCTGCCCAAAAATGGAATATCACCGTCCGCCGAGTGCAGATCCTATGTGCGCAGGGACGGATTCAAGGGGCAATGCGCCTTGGCAATATGTGGGTTTTGCCTATTGGTGTCAAGAAGCCAGAAGATAAGCGGTATACTCATAAGAATGTAGAAGATAAATAATTCAATTGCTTTTGGGGTGGGGGAGATTATATTTGTATACACCTTATCACTCAAAGTACTATGCAACTCAGTTAACATTGAAACGTCCGAGCAATAGCATAGAAAAAATTGCTTCGTCATTGTCCGGAGCAAAGGTGGATTTGAATCCGCATCAAATTGATGCAGCTTTGTTTGCGCTCCGCTCGCCGCTGTCTAATGGTGTTTTATTAGCGGATGAAGTTGGTTTAGGAAAAACTATCGAAGCGGCCATAGTTATTGCCCAGTACTGGGCGGAACGTAAACGACGGATACTGCTAATTGTCCCTGCTTCACTTCGTAATCAGTGGTTATCTGAGCTTGATGAGAAGTTTTATATAAAGTCCGTCATACTGGAAAGCAAAAATTATAACCAGATGAAACGTGCGGGTTGTATACGTCCATTTGAAATAAAGGATAAGGTTGTGATCTGTTCTTATCACTTTGCAGCAAAAATGGCAGACGAAATTGCGTCTGTTCCTTGGGACTTAGTAGTGATGGATGAGGCGCACCGGTTACGCAACGTATATAAACCATCTAATGTCGTCGGCAATACTCTAAAAATTGCCCTGGCTAACAGAAAAAATTGCTGCTTACTGCTACTCCCCTCCAAAACTCGTTGATGGAGCTATACGGTCTGGTAAGTATTATTGATGAACACGTCTTTGGTGATGTTAAGACTTACCGCGACATGTACATAAACATTGAAAATGAGGAAATCAGAAATATTTTCCTGCGCCAAAGGCTACAGCAATTTTGCAAACGAACACTCCGCAAACAGGTGACAGAATATGTCAGATATACGAGGCGCGTTTCCATATTGCAGGAATACGCTCCAACCAAAGAAGAAGAATTGCTCTATAATAAGGTTTCAGAATACCTTTTAAGTCCTAAACTTTATGCATTGCCGGCCAGTCAGCGCAAACTTATGACTCTTATACTGCGCAAACTCCTGGCGTCTTCATCCTTTGCTATATCCGGTACATTGCAGGCACTGATAGTTCGTCTCCGGCACATGTTAGACGGATACGATGCGGAACTAGATATTGATGATTATGATGTACTTCCTGAGATAACCGACGAATGGGATGATGAAAAAGTCGAAGATTTTACCGAAATGCTCAAAGACAGGCAAGGGATATCTGAAGAACTGCAGAAATTGACTGAATACCTGGAACTTGCTCAAAGTATCAAATTTAATGCTAAAGGAGAAAATCTACTCATAGCGCTTAAGAAAGGGTTTGAAAAAAGCACAGAACTGGGGGCACAGAGAAAGGCGGTTATCTTTACCGAATCAAAACGGACGCAAGATTATCTGGTAAATTTATTAACGAATAACG from Biomaibacter acetigenes includes these protein-coding regions:
- a CDS encoding DNA-binding protein; the protein is MEYMTAKEAAQKWNITVRRVQILCAQGRIQGAMRLGNMWVLPIGVKKPEDKRYTHKNVEDK
- a CDS encoding SNF2-related protein, which translates into the protein MYTPYHSKYYATQLTLKRPSNSIEKIASSLSGAKVDLNPHQIDAALFALRSPLSNGVLLADEVGLGKTIEAAIVIAQYWAERKRRILLIVPASLRNQWLSELDEKFYIKSVILESKNYNQMKRAGCIRPFEIKDKVVICSYHFAAKMADEIASVPWDLVVMDEAHRLRNVYKPSNVVGNTLKIALANRKNCCLLLLPSKTR